Genomic DNA from Acomys russatus chromosome 24, mAcoRus1.1, whole genome shotgun sequence:
ggcaccccatatcccacacctgggattaaaacaaaaacatagtcacataacttaactggatttttaaagaaactaaaactctCACTATAGCTATCATCTGGGGAATTTTTCTACCCCTCATTCATATACTCAGGCTAGGTTCTTTATTCGTGTGCTTTATCTCTTTATTAGGGCTCTTGATTGTTCTATTTGAgtacttttattttgtaatagCAAACCCCTGACAGAGACAAAATCTCAGGGGAATACATCTCCCTTCTACAGGACTCTATGCTCAGGACTGTATAATAGTCCTTACACATTTGTTGAGTATTtagattaaaataatactttgATCATTTGGGTAGAATTTTTCTAAAAGCAAAATTGCGTTTCTTTTCTCCCCAGAAGAAAACTTAAAGCTACACAAAAGGAGTTCAACCTCATCAATATATGCATTCAAGCTTAATCTTAatagaacatttattttctatgatCAAAGGCAGTTGTGTATATTTGACTGGATAAACTAACCCATGAGCTCCTTTTTCCTGtattactttcttattttcttgcttATCTCATTTACTTGTGCTCTAAAAAgttgttggattttttgtttgtttgcttattctgCATACTAAAAATCCATAAGCAGACCAAAACAGCATCTCCAAAGACTCCTGAAGCTGCCTCCACAGGGGCTCAGTGGTCATAGTACATGCCTTTCAGACTGGCTATGAGGTGGGGTTCAGGTGTCTTCTGACAGCTACAAGCTTTCATCTCTTTTCAAAAGTTCTGCAGCatcagggaagaaaggaaaggaagaaagagaaagagagcttgAAATCTCACATCTTGTTTCTGTCAGAACGCATCAGTTCCAGGTCATGTTTCTACAGCCGGAATGTCATGGAGCAGGCTCAAGCTGTcaacagagaggacagagaggctcACTGACAGTAACCGTGTTGACATTCCACACCCATTACAGCAGGAGGATTGGCTGTTTCCCTTCACTGAGCTGCCTGTCCTTAAACTGGGTCAACCCAGATGCAAGGTTGAGCCCTGGAAGAGGCCATGCCTCTGCTtgtcacatacatgcacagaggaGAGCTGCTGTGGTTACAGTTGCAGTGAGGgtgaagagggagacagagctgTGTGCAGCAAGAACTGATGGGGATTGGTTCAAGATGGAACAGGAAGGGAAGTGGAGATGGTAAAGCAGCCCGTGCCTTCAGGAATGGCATCATAAAGGGAGTAGAGCAATGGGGTGAGATGATAAGGGTTCTAGTACgggtctgtatttttttttttctttctccaccagAAGGCAAGAATCAAGTCCCCTTGCTGCTTTGCCAGTGCCCTTTCCACTTTACCATACTGGGGCTTCCAGTGTGTGCAGAGGAGAGCCCGCAGTGAGTTTTGGAGGTGGTATTTGCTGAGGTGACAGCATAGTCATGGTCGTGGCACAGCTAGTAAAACTAGAGAAATTACCAAACTGAAGGGCAGGGGTCAAAGccacttatttttttttggggggggggggcatagttTCAGATACGCCAACACTCCCATAGCCTACAATACTTACAATCTAGCCCTTCAGCAGAAAAGGTGTGCTGTCTCTTATGAACAAGTGAAATTGGAGTAACTGTGGGCTTGCAGATATGAAACATGAGGGGTCTGGTTATACATGTAGGAGTCCTGGCCCTAAAGCTCTCATTTGTGACCAGCACAAAGGCAAGTGGACGACCAAGCAGTACATTGATAAAGATGAGGACGCTTACCTGGTCATTTTCTTTTGGTTAcctatatggttttttttttttttccctcagcaaaataaaaggtgaaGACATTCATTGAGAGAGCATGAAGGGAAGAGAGTTGTGGATCTGTAGGTAGGAAAAATGGCTTTAATAGCATCAAAAGAATGAGGGTGGGAATAGTGTGTGATGAGGAAGAACACAGCCAACAGTTAAAGAGGGCACCACAAAGCTCTTTCCTCACATAAGAAatagcaaattaaaatgactaatGTGGGCCCTTGGGTAATCActgacaggaagaaaataaatagaaactaaTAACTTATTATGAGATAGTAACACTTAGCAAAACTGAACTGCGTTCTCGATGAGCAGCATTCCATTTTCAGGTAATGGCCTCATTGGATGTAGAAATAAGTACATAGACAAATGACCTCATGTTAAGCCTTTCACTCCAATACTAGTGAGAACAGAGACTCCATACCAGGGCATATTGTTAAGAGCTTTGGGGTGTTGGTGTaccttaaaaatctatttttattttggtttcttatgcttctttctctcttctccaccccaatcccttccagtACCCCTACattaagtaggagagaaagaaggttaggagggaaagggggcatagctctctttagctacttcctgctggttaggatcttagggttctttgggggcaagtccaatctccaTTTCAGGACGTCTCTGACTTCTTCTCGTCACACTccatcaacagcagccaggagcagcagggggagcagcaaggggagcagcagggagagcagcagggggagcagcagggggagcagcagggggagcagcagggagagcagcagggagagcagcagggggagcagcagggggagcagcagccttcttcttccttctctaagCATTCACTCTCAGGTCTCTGCCATTTATCCCCTCTCAAGAGTCCTCAGAACTAAACTAACTGCATCTGGCAAAGACCACGTCCTTCTCAGAGCCACAGGAAacaatagtctgctgctgtggacaaccccatatcccacacctgggattaaaacgaagctatgtttacatagcataactgagaacccaaaacttccataGCGATGGGGCAGCCTCATTAACTTTTCGGATTGCTATGACGAATCATATTAGTAAAACTCTGGCATTGAAAGCAGAATGTTAAAAAAGATTCTGTTTGCAAAGTGTTATGTACAGGAACTTGCTCACATACAACCTGCATATACCTCACAATGTTGTTTATTAATAGACACTTgctaataattataaaaacaaagccCTAACAACACAAAATCCACGTCAGCAGTTAACTCTGaggagagaacaaaggaaaatgcAATCAGGAAAAAGTTACCGGGAACCTTGAACAACTAAGTGGTAGTTTATTAGCTAAAAAGGATGATTAAAATGTGCCATGTTATTCATATTTGTTAATTCCAAGAGATAGATAAGTGGGTGTTCGTCTTGTTCTACTTTGAGGTACTTAGATGATTTTTTGAAAGACAAATCTTAAATTATAACAgcttataaatattttgaagagcAAAACCTAGAGATGctatgagtttttaaaatccaTTGATTGAATGGGATAGATCATTGTAATCATCAGGACACAAGAGTGGGGTACAGCAAGCTGAGCCTCAGAGTGAACCCCTATGGATGCCACTccatccttcatttcttttttttttttttttactttattaaaatactgagtttatttcacatgtattttTGTCTCCCTACCATTTCCACATCTGACCACCACTATTACTATGTCCCATCATAACATTCCACACATACTTAAAACCAAGTAAAGGGTGGAGGTCCATCCTTGAAAACTAAACAGGCATTTTAGACAACACATTCTTGGCAACTGAACCTGGACAATATCAAACACAGTAGGAAAAGTTCTCACTTTGCATTATAAAAAGGACAGCCAGATATTAACTGTTAACAGAAACGAAACCGGAATATTTCAAACTGTTTAAACCATTTTCTTAAAGAGACTTCCTCCACTGCCAGAGATCTTGAATGGCCTCTTGGTCGGTCATCCGGAAGCAATTCTTCACATAATTAATGAACTTGGCTTCCACTTTGGGAAGAGAGGCACCTTTTTCTATGCTTGCTTGCATTTTTGCCTTAATGTCTTCTACCGAGCTGGGTCCTTTTGGTGTTttaggagtttttttttcctgttttttgaaGGACTCTTGATCCTTTGATCTTGGTGTTGATGGTTTTAAGTCTTTTCCATTTTGGTTTGATTTCTGTGCATTTTTTGCTGGCATATCTTGTATAGATTTCTTCACTGGaactttttcttcagtttcctcatcaaaatcatcatcatcatcatcatcctcagcATCGTCATCAAGTTTGACTTTTTTCTGGGGGACCTTGTTACCACCTCCAGGGGCAGTTCATTTTCCAGACATACTTAAGAGTTTTACatcttcctcatcttcatcctcagaCTCTGCATCTTCCTCTACAGCTACTAGGTGCTGTCCACTAATGTTCACAGGTCCTGAACCACACTTCAACCTTAAGACCACAGGTGGTGTAATTTCAAAGCCCCCGAGAGAAACCGTTGGTTGTACAGACATTTTCAATGTTGCCAGTGTTACTTTAATTGGACTGCCTTCATAGTTCATTGCTTCTGCCTCTACGATGTGTAATCCGTCTTTTGCCCCTGCCCCTAAACTGACCGTTCTTAATGATAACTGGTGCTCATTTTCATCATTATCCACTTTAAAGTGATAATCTTTGTCAGCCTTTAGTTCACAACCGAAAAGGTAGTTCTGAGGCCTAAGAGGGCTCATGTCCATGTCCATTGAGTCTTCCATGAGGCGGAGGCGAGCACTTCGGTGTAAGTGAAGTTGGACGGAGAAAACCACCCACTGCTCCTTAGAACAGACACGCAGGCCGGAATCACGCCAAGGCCCATCCTTCATGTCTTAGTCTACATGTCACAACCTCTCTGGCAAGGCTTTCCTATTTTGGAAAAGTAAATTATACTCCTTGCTTTGTGCTTGAAAAGCTGTGTGTGGTCCCCCACCTCGCACTGTCTAGCATTCTGGTGTGACCTTTGTCTACTTGCATGTTTTCCCTGTGGAACGGACTGTGAGGCTCTGTCCTTATAGCTCCAGCTGACACAGTTCTGAGTCCTCAGTTCATAtgtcccacatttttttttttactgaattcAATGGATTCTGGGCCAGTGTACTACAGGAGGGATCTGCACTAGCAGAGGGCAGACTAGTGTATAAATGTCTGGAGGTACCAATAGGAAACAGTCAGGACAAATCATGGCCTGAAAGCTGGAGCTGGAAACATTATTGTCTGAAGCTGATGTttgtaaccaccaccaccaccaccaccaccaacaacaacaacaacaacaacaaaggtacaattgcttaattttttaaaagcaattacaggcttttcttttctctctgttttatcTAAACCCATAACTAGGGCAAGTTATCTTAGAAATCATTCCACGTTGGAATTTCTTTTACAGCCTAGGCTCCAATTGCTCCATTTAGCATCTTTCTGAGTATAAGAAAACCAAGtccagttttttaaaacaaaagaaccatATTAAACCTTTTATCGTAATAGAAGAGGGAACATGGATAGGAATAAGAAGTTACCCACAGGAAATGCTGCATTCCTGTCAAATTTGATCTTCaccatatgtagtttattttttaaaacaatgattttatctattctttgagaatttaatacagtatatttgatcatatttattcccctcccccaactcttcccaaatTCTTCCCTACTTTCCTACACACCCAACTTcatgcttctctctgtgtctcttaaaataacaacaacaacaacaacaacaacaacaacaacaacaacaaaaactaaccttccccccaaaaaaccaaaaagcatggAGTCTAATTTGTGTTTTGACTACACCTGAGCCTGGACCTATGCTGCAGGGTGGTTGGTGTTCCTAATGTCACTCTACTGAAGGCAGTTGACTTTCCTTCTCCTAGCAGATGCAAGTTGCtccttggttaggggtgggactttgtgcccactTCTATATGCTTGGCTTCTGTCTTCCTTGAGCTTGTATAAGCTTTGTACATGCTGTCACATGctctatgagttcatatatgcATCTGCCCTTGGTGTCTGAAAAGGGCTATTTTCCTGAAGTCATCTACCTACAACCCATGGCTGTTAAACTCTTTCAAGTCCCACTTTTGGATAGATCTCTGAGCCCTAAGGAGATGGGTGTCCATAGACATCCTGTTTAGGGTTGAGCCTTTCTCTGCATGTTTACAAGTTGTGGGTTTTCTTGTTAATTATCACCTActgaaagaagaagcttctctgatgagcacTGATTTATGGGTATAGTAACATATCATttggaatcatttcattgctGTTTCATCTAGCATAATAGTAATAGTAGGACTCCGCCTAGGGCCTATGAACTATCTAGCCTCAGGTTCTTAGCCTCACTGACAGTGCCAGATATGGGGTCAAGTCAATGGAGCAGCCcttaaatccaattttaaaagGTAGTTGGTAATTTCTATAACATCCCTGTCACTATTGTACCACTGGGCATATCTTGCATGCAGGCCATCATTATAGCTTTCAGAGTTCATAGCTGCATGGGGTTGGTGATCTCTTTTCTCCTCTAGTTGTGTGCATAGCTCTATGAGTCCTAGCTAGTGGGGTGAAGCTGCCAGTTGAAGACCAGCTATATCTCTCCAAGTTCTGTGACACACATAAGTGGTGTCATCAGCAGTAAGATCTTATCATCAAGTTGTGGAGGGTAGCTGATAAAGACCAAAGCTCCATGTTGCTGTCTCTTCACTTAAGTACAATGAgtctttttagttagtttgttttttaattttttttttttatgtgcaagtGCCTGTATTTGAATCTCGAGGCTCTGcatttgattgattggttgattgattcgttgattgattcattcattcattttaatatcCCAGGACCCCAAGAGTACTGTCAAACCATTAATCATGTCCTCTGGCTCTCTTCAGGGTTGTCCACCTCCAGCACACGTTTAGGAAAAAAACGGTCAAGTGCAGTTCACTGCTAGAATGTTCCAGTCCTCTCTGGACTCAAGGACCCACCCCTCTACTGCTAAGCTTGCTCTTTTTGAGAGTCATAAGTTTTAGCTCTACCTTATCAAATACAACTTACACAACTGTTTCCTATTTCTTTCCACTCCATcactttttctgtcttcctttctgacaGGGTCTTACCATACCACCCTGGCTGCCTTCAAATCTTTAActgtgcctgtttctgcctccagtgAGTCTCTGACAAGGTTGAAGGTCGGATAGtttgtttttacaattaagcttagttgtttaggggttaagatggttttaggtctatatagatgttttaagttgataatgatgagatatgatagatactgatttacattcagaattttagacttgccaagataggaaagatgttttcttcgaggctgccaaatacaaatagtcaaaacactatgaatgtatcatatatatatatatatatatatatatataaaatccctgactgttttgtgattcttcttactgtaggagtttattgtatatatatgtaataatataaatgaatatttaagaaatatttaataaaaaaattaagaaaaaaggacAATGAGCCAGTACATGTCAAAAGGCCTAGGCAATCTTTGAAGAACCTTGTTTCTAGGCCTCACACAGCTGAGTCTAAGCCTAAGAGGTTGGTAGTCCACTCAGCTTCCTGAATGTGTCCTACCCGTTTCACTGTTCTGCTTTGTGGCTTGCAGAACCTTCTGTGCCTGGAGAAGTGATCGGCTCTGCCTTATCCTACTGGTAGGAATTTGTCCCAATGATATGCTTTGGCCAA
This window encodes:
- the LOC127207414 gene encoding LOW QUALITY PROTEIN: nucleophosmin-like (The sequence of the model RefSeq protein was modified relative to this genomic sequence to represent the inferred CDS: substituted 1 base at 1 genomic stop codon): MEDSMDMDMSPLRPQNYLFGCELKADKDYHFKVDNDENEHQLSLRTVSLGAGAKDGLHIVEAEAMNYEGSPIKVTLATLKMSVQPTVSLGGFEITPPVVLRLKCGSGPVNISGQHLVAVEEDAESEDEDEEDVKLLSMSGKXTAPGGGNKVPQKKVKLDDDAEDDDDDDDFDEETEEKVPVKKSIQDMPAKNAQKSNQNGKDLKPSTPRSKDQESFKKQEKKTPKTPKGPSSVEDIKAKMQASIEKGASLPKVEAKFINYVKNCFRMTDQEAIQDLWQWRKSL